Proteins found in one Pontibacter sp. SGAir0037 genomic segment:
- a CDS encoding cation:proton antiporter has protein sequence MNLSELIDNQFYEFALIIFLATAVGAIGRMLRQPLIVSFIAVGIIVGPSVLNLLNSEREIGLLAEMGIAILLFVVGLKLDINLIKSTGKIALLTGLGQVAFTSLFGFGIGLLLGFEWMEAIYIAVALTFSSTIIIVKLLSDKKEVDMLHGQIALGFLIVQDIVVVIVMIVLSALGVESERSVGMDLLLVFGKGLAMFAVVAVLMKYVVPKFTHMLASSQELLILFSIGWAILLAALGDYLGFSKEVGAFLAGISLASTQYREVISGRLTSVRDFLLLFFFLDLGSQLDLGLMGEQILPALIFSVFVLVGNPVIVLIIMGVMGYHKRTSFKAGLTVAQISEFSLILINMGLDVGHIDDDTLGLVTLVGLITITLSTYMIMFSDQLFDMLSPMLSVFEREKPSKPEELEDDNKKLDVLIFGLGRYGERVAAALKKNNLTYLGADVDPAIVNDWQGRGFEAIYCDAEDPDLDEVLPLHKADNVVSTLADVTVNIRLYNLLKHNDFKGRIALTAKDDTSAALLREAGVKYLLEPYKDSADGVADMFKGKARKDARGREGGEQKPENQEAAEH, from the coding sequence TAACCTCCTGAATTCGGAGCGGGAGATAGGGCTGCTGGCCGAAATGGGGATAGCCATTCTATTATTTGTAGTGGGTCTTAAGCTCGATATCAACCTGATAAAATCAACGGGTAAAATTGCCTTGTTAACGGGGCTGGGGCAGGTAGCTTTCACTTCTCTCTTCGGCTTTGGCATAGGTTTGCTACTGGGCTTTGAGTGGATGGAAGCCATTTATATTGCGGTGGCACTTACTTTTTCCAGCACCATTATTATTGTGAAACTACTTTCCGATAAAAAGGAGGTAGATATGCTGCATGGGCAAATTGCCCTGGGCTTCCTGATTGTGCAGGATATTGTGGTGGTAATCGTCATGATCGTGCTGTCGGCTCTGGGAGTGGAGTCGGAGCGCTCGGTGGGCATGGATTTATTGCTGGTGTTTGGGAAAGGGTTGGCCATGTTTGCAGTGGTGGCGGTACTGATGAAGTATGTTGTCCCGAAGTTCACACACATGCTGGCCTCTTCTCAGGAGTTACTTATTTTATTTTCTATAGGTTGGGCCATTTTACTGGCTGCACTCGGCGATTATCTGGGGTTCAGTAAAGAGGTAGGAGCCTTTCTGGCGGGTATATCGCTGGCTTCTACACAGTACAGGGAGGTAATCAGTGGCCGCCTCACCAGCGTGCGCGATTTCCTGCTGTTGTTCTTTTTCCTGGACCTAGGTTCCCAGCTCGACCTAGGCCTGATGGGCGAGCAGATATTGCCAGCTCTTATCTTTTCTGTATTCGTGCTTGTAGGAAATCCTGTTATCGTGCTTATCATTATGGGGGTGATGGGTTATCATAAGCGCACCTCTTTTAAAGCAGGACTTACTGTAGCCCAGATCAGTGAATTCTCCCTGATCCTGATTAACATGGGCCTGGACGTAGGGCACATAGATGATGATACGCTGGGTTTGGTGACACTGGTAGGGCTGATTACCATAACTTTATCTACCTACATGATTATGTTCTCCGATCAGCTTTTTGACATGCTGTCTCCTATGCTGAGCGTATTCGAACGGGAAAAGCCTTCCAAACCGGAGGAACTGGAAGATGACAATAAAAAACTGGATGTACTTATTTTCGGGTTAGGCAGGTATGGGGAACGTGTGGCAGCTGCTTTAAAGAAGAACAATCTGACCTATTTGGGTGCAGACGTAGACCCTGCCATCGTAAATGACTGGCAGGGCAGAGGGTTTGAAGCCATTTACTGTGATGCCGAAGATCCTGACCTGGACGAAGTATTGCCACTGCACAAAGCAGATAATGTAGTAAGCACGCTGGCAGATGTGACTGTAAATATCAGGCTGTACAATTTACTAAAGCACAATGATTTTAAAGGGCGGATAGCACTGACGGCAAAAGACGATACCAGTGCTGCATTGCTTCGTGAAGCAGGTGTAAAATACCTGTTGGAGCCATACAAAGACTCAGCAGATGGTGTGGCCGATATGTTTAAAGGAAAAGCCAGAAAAGATGCCCGTGGCAGAGAGGGTGGAGAACAGAAACCGGAAAACCAAGAGGCCGCTGAGCATTAA